A region of the Longimicrobiaceae bacterium genome:
CGGCAACAACGGTGTGGTCGCGGCCATCCAGCGCCAGCTACCCGCGCGCCTCCACGAGCGGATGGAAGCCCTGTCGGGGATCCGTCCCGACGCCTCCCTTGCCGAGCTGAAAGAGGCGATCGAGACCGCCGCCTCGGGACTTTCCCTTCGCCTTCAACGAGCGCTGGTCGAGGACGTGCTCGACACCACTCGTTCTGCCGGAAAGGCTTGCGTGGGGCGGGAGCACGTGGAGCGCGCGCTCGACATCGGCGCGGTGGACGTGTTGGTGCTGTCCCGCAACTTCGCCCGGACGGATCCGCTGGCTGCCGAGCGACTCGTCGATCGGGCACTGGCGCAGGGCGCTACCGTGGAGGAGATCTCGGAAGCGGTTTCCGAGGAGCTCGACCGCATGGGCGGCGTGGGTGGAAGGCTGCGATTCGCCGCCTGATCCATCCCGAACAACGCAGCACGGCCTCGCACGGTCCTGCTGAGCAGGATGCCGGCGAGGCCGTGCCCATGTGCCTCCCTGAAATTTTCCTGCACCCTAGACGAGCGTCACTCCCTCCTGACCTCGACGCGCCTCGAGGATTCGCTTGCAGGTGGCGAGATGTCGGATGGCCGCCTGGGGGTCGCCCCGGTTCTCGAGGAGCCTGGCCAGGTTATAGTGCGCTTCGGCCAGGTCTTCGTCCCAGAGCACCGCGCAGCGATAGGCTTCTTCCGCCTCTTCATTGCGCCCCTGGTCCTCGAGGGCAACGCCAAGGTTGAAGGAGGCGGTCGCGTGGGGTCCACGCTCCATGGCGCGCCGATAGTGCACCTCCGCGGCGGCGACGTCACCCTCGTCGTGGAGGATGCGCCCCAGGTTGACGTGGGCGTCCGGATGGCCCGGATCCAGCTCGATGGCGCGCTCGTATGCGTGCCGCGCTTCGGCTGGCGCATACGCTTCCAGGTCCACCCCGAGCTCGTACCAGTCGTCCGCGTCCATCTCGGCCCCGGCCTCTTCTGCCTCCCGCGTCGCGCGCGTGGCCAGGTGGGAGACCGTCGCGCCAAGCTCGGCGACGGTGAAGTCCAGGTGGTACTGTCCGGAGAGCGGATTCCAGGCGGTCTCACCATCCGACACCACGATGCGGTCGTTCTCGGCGACGATCCGCAGCTCGGAAAGCGACCGCCCCTTCGGGAGTTGCGTACGGAGGCGGTCGAGCGCCTGGTGGATACGGCGAGGCGGGATGCGCGCAGCGTGCAATCCTGCCGCCGCGCGCAGGAGCACGAGGTCCTGGAAGGAGAACCGGTATTCGTTGCGGGGACCCCGATGCGGCCGCAGGATTCCGGCACGTACGTAGGCGCGGACGTGACTTGGCGGGAGGCCGAGGAGTCCGGCGACGTCCCGTGTCGTGAACCACTTCATCGTCCTGTTCGGGCCGGCACGGCTGCAGGACCGGCGCGGATCGGTCCCTGGATGGCGGCTACGCGGGGCGCGATCCCCCGGAAAATCCCGGGCATCAGCCGGCAGCGCGCTTGCGACCGCGGGTCGGCTTCTCGGCCGGGGCGGGCTGCTCCTTCGCGGATCGCGCCGCGCGCTTGGCGGGCTTGCGGGCTGCGGGCTTCTTCTCCCCTTCCGCCTTGGCGATGCTCGCCCGCAGCGCCGCCACGAGATCGATGATCTCGCGCTTCGGGGCTTCCTCGGAGGGTTTGGTGATGTCCTCGCCGGCGATCTTGCGATCGATCAGCGCGAGGACACGCTCCCGCACCTCGTCCCGATATTTTTCTGGCTCGAAGGTATCGGAAGCGACCTGCTGGATGAACTGCACCGCGAGCTTCACCTCGGCTTCCTTGACCTCCGCGTTCCCGAGCGGCACCTCCGCGAAAGGCCGGATCTCGTGCGCGTAGCGAAGCTGCTCCATGACGATCCCCTCGCCCATCGGCGAAAGCATCACCAGATACTGCTTCCCTCGCGCCGCGTAGCGGCCCAGCGCCGAAAGCCCTGTCTCCCGCATCGCCGTGGCGAGCAGCCGATATGCGCGGTCGCCGCCCTTGTCCGGACCGAGATAGTAGATCTTGTCGAGGTAGCTCTTGTCCACCTGTTCAGCGGGAACGAACTCCTCGATGGCGATGGAGTTGTCGCTCTTCTCCTCGAGCGCCTTCAACTCCTCCGGGGTGAACAGGACGTACTGATTCTTGGAGAATTCGTACCCCTTCACCATCTCGTCCTTCGGCACCACCACGCCCTCCCGCTCGCAGATGTACTGCTGCTTGAGGCGAGAGCCGCAGTCCTTGTGAATCCAGTTGAAGGAAATGGTGCTGGAGGATTCACTCGAGGAGTAGAGCTTGACCGGCACCGATACGAGACCGAAAGAGATCGTCGCCGATCCCATCGCGCGAGCAGCCATGTTTTGCCGTTTCCGTTGCAGGGTGTCCGGTGTACGCACTAGAGATAAGAACGCCTCGGGTCCCGAGGCAATACGCTGAACGCTGGTCGTCCATCATCCTGGAAGCGGAGGACGAGCGATGACGAGCCCTGGAGACACTCGGGATGTGCGAACGGAGGGGGCGGCCGAGCCGGACCCCGAGGCACGTAAACTTTCCGTTCAGGTCGGGCAGGACCAGGTATCCGCGCTGCTGCTCGCGCCGAGCGGGCCACGCGCCCTCTTCGTTTACGGACACGGCGCGGGAGCGGGGATGGCGCACCCGTTCATGGAAGCCAGCTCCCGAGCGTTGCTCGCCCGCGGAATCGCCACCTTTCGCTACAACTTCCCCTACATGGAGCGGCGCTCCGGTGGCCCCGACCACCGCGCCGTGCTCCTCCGCACGGTGCGCGCCGCGGTCAATGCGGCCGCGGCGGAGCTCGCCGGTACTCCACTGCTCGCGGGAGGCAAGTCGATGGGCGGCCGCATGACCTCCGAGGCCCAGGCGGAATCCCCGCTTCCCGGAGTGGAGGGGCTGATCTTCGTCGGCTTCCCTCTGCATCGGCCCAAGCAACCGAGCACCGAGCGCGCCCGACATCTATCGGACGTCGACCTACCGATGCTCTTCCTGCAAGGCACTCGCGACGAGATGGCGGACCTCGAGCTGATCCGAACCAGCGTTGGCGACCTCGGACCCAGAGCGACCCTGCACGTGGTCGAAGGCGCGGATCACGGCTTCAACGTCCTCAAGCGCTCCGGCCGGGATCATGCGGCAGTCCTGGAGGAACTGGCGGACCAGATCGATCGCTGGGTTCGCGAGGTGATCGGCCGCTGATCGCCGGCGTCGACCACCGGCCACAGATCGTCGGCTACCGAGCATCGTTGCTGACCAACGGTCACTGATCCTCGGCCGAGGTCGCGACGGTAGGCAACGCTCTTGCCGAGGCTGCGTCTCAACCCCACCACCGTTCCATCAACAAGCGAGGGGCGCGTGCGAATCGCCAGGAGACTCGGGCGGGGCGGGATCCTGACGGACCGCGAGCAGGAGCTTCGGGCGCGCGAGCAGGAGCTGCTGCAGCGCCTGGCGGACGCGCTGGAAGCATTTCAGCCGGACGTTTCCGAAGACGACTTGCGCCATTTCCAGCAAGCGCGGGCACAGCTCGATCAGCTCTTCCTGCTCGTGATCGCCGGCGAGTTCAACTCGGGCAAATCGAGCTTCATCAACGCCCTGCTGGGTGAGCGCGTGCTCCCCGAAGGCGTTACGCCCACCACCGATCGCATCAACCTGCTGCGCTGGGGGCCCGAGGTAAGCGAGCGCGCCCTGGAGCCCTATCTGCTGGAACGAACCCATCCGGCCGAAGTCCTCCACGAGCTCAACATCGTCGACACGCCCGGCACCAACGCCGTGGTGCGCCGGCACGAAGAGCTCACCCGCGACTTCGTGCCCCGTTCCGACCTGGTGCTCTTCGTCACCTCCGCGGATCGCCCCTTCACCGAGAGCGAGCGCCAGTTCCTGGAGCAGATCCGCTCCTGGGGCAAGAAGATCGTCCTGGTGATCAACAAGATGGACATCCTGGCGGGCGCCGAGGAGCTCCGTCAGGTAGAGGCCTTCGTGGCTGAGAACGCGACCGCGCTTCTGGGTCACACACCCGAGATCTTCGCGGTCTCCGCCCGGCGAGCGATCGAGGCCGCTCCGCTCGAAGACGATGCCGGGCCGCGGCGCGAGGGCAGCGGCTTCGCCGAGCTGGAGGAGTACCTGCTGCGCACACTCAACCAGGAAGAGCGCATCCGGCTCAAGCTGCTCAACCCGCTGAACGTCGGGTTGCGCCTCGCCTCGAGCTACAAGGAGGCGGCCTTCGAGCGCCTGAAGGTCCTCACCGAGGACATGGAGGCGATCGACAACATCGATCGGCAGATTTCCCGCTTCCATGAAGAGATGATGCGCGACCTGGCCCCCAGGCTCGGCCAGATGGACGCCCTGATCGTCGAGATGGAGAACCGGGGGAACGCCTTCTTCGAGGAGACGATCCGCATCGGGCGGATCAAGACCCTGCTGGACAGCGACGCCGTGCGCCGGGAGTTCGAGCGACAGGTGATCGCCGACACCCCGCAGAAGATCGAAAAGGCGGCGGGCGAGGTGGTCGACTGGATCGTCGAGCGAAACCTGAAGTTGTGGCAGGATATCCAGGTCTACATCGACCGACGCCGCCTGGAGCGACACCGGGACGGCCTGATCGGCGAGGTCGGCGGCTTTCAGTACAACCGCCAGGCGTTGCTGGACTCGATCGAGCGCCTCGCCGCGCGGGTGGTGGGCGGCTACAACCGGGAGGAGGAGGCGCGCAAGATCGCCAACGAGGTGCAGGGCACCTTCGCCGCCACCGCCCTGGCGGAGATCGGCGCGATCGGCCTGGGAACCCTGGTGGTGACCGTGGTCACCGGCGCGGCAGCGGACGTCACCGGGATCCTGCTGGCGACCGTCCTGGGAATCGGCGGCTTCTACCTCATCCCGCGCAAGCGCCGACAGGCGAAGGAGCGCTTCTCCGCGCGGCTGGCGGAGCTCCGACAGCAGCTTCGTGACTCACTGGAGCGGCAAGCGCACCAGGAGATCGCCGCCTCCGCGGAGCGTATCAACGAGACTATCGCTCCCTACCGCCGCTTCGTGGAGACGCAGCGAAGCCGACTCAACGAAGCGCGCGCCGCGCTGGTGGCCACCGAGGACGCCCTGCTGCGCCTGAAGTCGGAGATCGAGCGCGCGTGAAGCACATGTAGGGCGCGCCCTTGTGGCGCCAGCGCGATCGTGCGTTCCCACCGTCGGCATCGGGCAAATTGCCCGCACGGTTCGGGGGGGCATGGGCATGAGCCCGCTTTGCCCCCCGACGCCCGGCGCGGAACCCGCCCGTCGGGGCGCCCCCAACAGACCGACTCCCGCCGACGGCGCACCCCGCCCCGTGTTGGATGCTCGCTACGCCGGGCGCTCGGATATGCTGCAACGACGCCGCACGCTCCCCCCATCACCGTACCTAACAGGCACTTCCCACGTCGCCCACCATTGCTGTCTGCCCGCCGTGTCTGCCGCTCACCGCAGGCGCGGAATGGCATGAAAAATCCTTCGTCACGATTCTTCGCACCGGCCTCACGGGTCGCACGGCCTCCGCCCTGGCCGACCCCGGATCTGACAGCTCGCGGACCATCCGGCGGCGCTTGTCTGCGGCGCCGTGGCGTGAACTCGACGCGGCCCCCATGCACGCACGATCTACCCAGGTGGAAGCGACGGCCCCTCCGGGCGCCCGGTTCGTGGCGTCGGCCTCGGATGGCGTCTATTTCCCCGTGGCGGATCGTCGCTGGGCACGGCTGGATGCCAACGACCGGCGCTGGTTCGCGGACGAGGAATCCGCGCGGGCCGCCGGGTACGATCCGGCGCGGCTCGTTATTGCCGGTCTCGAGGAGTTCGAGATCGTCGCCGAAATCGGGCGCGGCGCGACGGCCACGGTCTATCGCGCTCGCGACCGGATCCTCGAGCGCGACGTGGCCATCAAGGTCGTCCACCGCTCCCACCAGGACGACGACGAGACCCTCGCGCGTTGCTTCCGGGAGGCGCGCGTGGTGGCCCGCCTCGATCACCCCGGCATCGTCTCCCTCTATTCGGTCCGTCGGCTCCCGTCCGGAGGACTCGCCCTGGTCATGGAGTACGTGCCAGGGCGGACTCTCCGCGACGTCATCCGTGAGGAGGGGGCGCTGCCGATCGACCGGGTCGACCGCGTCCTGCGCGAAGTCGGCGACGCACTGTCGGCGGCTCACCGCAAGGGCATCGTCCACCGCGACGTCAAGCCGCAGAACATCTTCCTGCAGGAGACGAATGGCCGCTGCCTGCTCGCGGACTTCGGTATTGCCATCCCGCTCGGCGAGGCCACCCGCATCACCCACGCGGGGGTGGTGATCGGCACGCCCGCGTACATGTCGCCGGAGCAGTTCGACGGCGATGCGGTCGACGGGCGCAGCGACCTTTACAGCCTCGGGCTGGTCGGCTGGGAGATGCTCACCGGGCGCTCTCCCTGGGAAGGCGAGAGCCTGTTCAACATCGTCTACAAGCAGAAGACCGTCCCGCTGCCACCGGTGGGCAGCGTGCGGCGCGGAGTACCGGCGCGCCTGCGCATCGCCATCGAACGCGCGCTGCGCAAGGACCCCCGGGAGCGCTGGGACAGCGTCGAGGAGTTCCTCGCCTGCCTGGACGGCAACATCCCCGGGCTCCGCTGGCGCGTTGCCTCCCTCCTCTTCTCCGGCCTCTCCCGCGAAGATCACCCCGCACCCGACGCACCCCCGGCGTCGATGGAAGCGGATGCCCCCACGGTGCGACTTCCTCGTAGTGGCAGTGCCGCCTTCGCGGCTCGTGCCGGAGTCCCGGGGGCCTCGCCCCGGCCTGGTGACGACACCGGGCTTCACCCCCCCGGCCAGCAGCTGGGTGCCCGGGTAGATCGCCCGCTGGTTCCCTCACGGCTCACGGAGGCAACGACGCGGCGTGGAGGAAGGCGACGCTGGGTGATGGTAGGCGGCGCCGCGCTGGCCGCTACCCTCGCGGGCGCCGCGGCCGTCGGGCTCCGCTGGCAGCTACCGTCCTGGCCAGGTACGCAGGAGCCCCAGCAGGCGGTAGAGAGCGTCGTTGCGCCGCCCATCGCAGCAGCACCCGCGGCCGCGCAGCCCGCGCTCGAGTTCCTCGGAAGGGGGCTCGATCCGGCAGCCGTCGGGCAACCGGGACTTGATACCGCGGCCATTGGCGCGGGTACGAATGCCCTTACGATCGACTTGGCGGGCGTCGGTGCAAACACGGCAAGCACGGAGGTTCCGCGGACCAACGGCGGAGTCGAGGGGACGACCGGAGAGGTGGCCAGCGGCGGTTCAGGAGCTACGATCCTGGTTGCGCCCGCGCCGAATCGAAGCGGGAACGCCGCGGAGGAGGCGTCGGCGGCGAGCGGAGTGACCGAGGCGGAAGTGCGAGGTGCGGCGGGCGCGTTCGGTGCAGCGGGGCGATCGACCGAGGTAGTGGCCGGCGCGCCCACGGCCGGAACGACTGCCGGTGCGCCGTCAGCCGGCGCAGCGACCGGGGCGCCGACTGCGGCGCAGCCAAGCGAGGCGCGGAACACGGCGCCGCCGCCGCCCATCCTGCCGCTGGATGATCGGCCCTCGCGCCTGGCCGCCGGGGGACTCCACAGCTGCGCGATCCTGGGCGGCGGTGCGGTGGCCTGCTGGGGCGGCAACGAGCGCGGCCAGGTGGGGCGCGGAATCGGTGCGCGCGAGGTGCTTCCCTTTACGGTCGACCTGGCGGCCGCGCCCTACACGATCGTCGCCGGCGGCTTCCACAGCTGCCTACTCGATCGCACCGGGGCCGTCTATTGCTGGGGCGACAACCGCCAGGGCCAACTCGGCAGCGCGGCCTCCGTGAGCAGCGGTCCGATCAGGATCGGAGAGCTGCGCTTCTTCTCGCTCGCCGCCGGGCTCTCGCACACCTGCGGCATCGCGCGCAACCGGGCGGCTTACTGCTGGGGCTCGAACGAACAGGGGCAGCTCGGCGTCGGGTCGACGGATCCTCAGGCGGGTCCGGTCCGCGTTCGTAGCCCCGAGCCGCTGGTCAGCGTCACGGCCGGATGGACGCACGCCTGTGGGCTATCCGCCCAGGGGCGGGCGTACTGCTGGGGCGACAATTCGCGCGGGCAGCTCGGCGACGGCACGACCACCCGCAGGACCGCCCCCACCCCGGTATCCGGCTCGCTTCGTTTCCGCTCCATCTCCGCCGGCAGCGGACACACCTGCGCCCTTTCCCTGGACGGCGAGGCGTACTGCTGGGGCCAGAACGGTGACGGTCGGCTGGGCGATGGTACCACCGGCGACCGCACAGTCCCGACCCGAGTCGAGACGAGCCTCCGCTTCGTCGAGGTGAGCGCCGGCGGGCGCCATACCTGTGCCCTGGCCAGCAGCGGTGCCGCCTACTGCTGGGGCCAGAACGGCTACGGTCAACTGGGAGATGGTACGTCGAACACGCAAACCCACCCCGTCGGGGTGGCCACTGACCTCCGCTTCCAGGCGATCCGCTCGGGAGGTTCCCACACCTGTGCTCTGGCTGGCGACGGCAACCAGTACTGCTGGGGCTTCAACATCGAGGGGCAACTCGGCGACGGGAGCCTCGCCCACCGCGCCACGCCGGTACCCGTGAGTCACGGACGGGACGCTTCCGGCTAGCTCTCTCGCACTCGCCTCGTCCCCCGACCCTACCGAGATGATCCGCGGCATACGGGAAGGTACACGCACTGTTTCCCGGCGGGCAGCGCACGCCAGCGTGCTCGTTCTCTCCCTTGCGCTGCCGGCCCTCGCGACGACCGCTAGCGCGCAGAGGCTGGCGCCGAAACCGCTGCTGGAGGGGGATGCGGTTGCCCAGCCGTGCGCACCCCTCCCACCGCCGTCGCTCATTTCGGCCACGGTGTCTGCGACCGTCGACTCCCTGCTCGAGGCGGGTACCCGCGCGGCAATCCTGGGCGACAACTACCACGCCGGGGAGCTCCTCCGCGAGGCGGCCGCACTGGACCCCGGCAACCCCCTCATTGCGTATCGTCTCGGGAGGATCTACGAGGAGCGCGGAGAATCGGATCTGGCAGTCGGGGAGTACTGTCGGTACCTGCAGGTAGCGCCTCAAGGGGCGGACGCTGCAGAGGTCGATGAGCGAATGCGCCGACTTTCGGCAACCGCAGCCGAGCGTGACCGGGAGGAGTTCGAGGCCGCCGCGAGCAGCGGGTTCCGCGCCCTCGAGCAGCGGCGCTACCAAGCAGCGGCGGCCGCCTTCACCCGGGCGCTTGCAATGCGGGTAGGTTGGGCAGCCGGCTACTTCAACCGGGCCCTGGCGCTCGCTGCCCTGCGCGACGACTCGGCGGCGGTCGCCGACCTGCAGACCTATCTCCAGTTGCAACCCGCGGCCGCCGATCGGCTCGCGGTGGAGAGGCAGATCGAGCGACTGCGCCAGGGCGACGCCTGGCGGCCGCGCGGTCTTCCCTCCCCGGGCGGAGTGTTCGCGGGCGGCCTCCTCCTTCCGGGCCTGGGGCAGTTCGTCACCCGCCGGCCGCTGGGAGGCCTGGTGGTGCTCGCCGGGGCGGTCGGAGCGGCCTACTGGGGGATCCGGCAGGAGACTGTAGTCCGCACCGAGACCGCGGTCGACCCCTTCGGGAACCCCTATGATTTCCAGGTACGGTCGCTGGAGCGTCCGAACCTGGCCATCGGCCTCGGCGTAGCGGCCGGGGTCGCGCTGATGGGCGCGGTCGAGGCGTCCCTCTACGCCCGCCGACAGCGGGAGCCGCCTCCTGACGCTGGGGGACCGCGGGCGACTGCCGCCGCTCGTCCACGGCTCCGTCTGATTCCCAACCATAATCAGACCGGGCTGGAGCTCGGTCTTCAGGTCCCCCTGCCGCAGGCGCGGCCGTAGCCGGGCACTTCGCACCCCATCTCCTCCCGTGCGGGACACCAGAACGCTGCGATTTGCGGCGGCCCTCTTCGCCACCCTGATCGGCGCCTGCGAGCTCGCCACCGAATCTGGCGACCCGAAGGTCGCCAGTATCCGGGTCGTCCCTCCCACCGCCACCGTCACCGTCGACGCCAGCGTTCAACTCTCCGCGATGATCGAGGACGACTCGGGGAATCCGCTCGAAGGGACCGTCCACTGGGCCAGCGAAGACGAGGCCGTGGCCACCGTGTCGGCGGCGGGGAACGTGACGGGCGTAGCCCCGGGGAGCGTGCGAGTCGCGGCGAGCGCGGGCGGGATCAGCTCCCTGGCTACCATCCAGGTCGAGCCCAAGCCGGTGGCGACGGTGACGGTTTCGCCGGCCGATGTCACGTTGACGGTGGGCGAAACGGAGCAACTGGAAGCCACGCCGCGCGCCGACGACGGGACCGTGTTGACCGACCGAGCCGTCGCGTGGTCGAGCAAGGAGCCGACGATCGTCGAGGTGAATGAGGATGGTATAGTGACGGCCATCGCGGCCGGATCGGCGACCGTCACCGCGACCAGCGAGGGAAAGACTGGTAGCGCGACCATCACGGTGAACCCGAAGCCGGTCGCCACGGTGGAAGTCTCCCCCGCTGGCGTAGCCCTGCTGATCGGCGAGACCCGGCAGTTCCAGGCCCGCGCGCTGGCTAGCGACGGCAGCGTGTTGACGGGACGCACCGTAGCCTGGTCCAGCTCGGCACCGAGCATCGTCGCGATCTCGGGCACCGGACTGGCCACCGCGCGCGCCGCGGGTACAGCCACCATCCGCGCCACCATCGAGGGGCGGGTAGGCACCGCCGCGGTCGCGGTCAGTCTCGCGCCGGTGGCTAGCGTAGAGGTCACCCCTTCGTCGGCCACGCTGGAGATCGGGAAGACTCAGACGCTGGAGGCAACCACGCGGGCCGCGGACGGAA
Encoded here:
- a CDS encoding tetratricopeptide repeat protein, producing MKWFTTRDVAGLLGLPPSHVRAYVRAGILRPHRGPRNEYRFSFQDLVLLRAAAGLHAARIPPRRIHQALDRLRTQLPKGRSLSELRIVAENDRIVVSDGETAWNPLSGQYHLDFTVAELGATVSHLATRATREAEEAGAEMDADDWYELGVDLEAYAPAEARHAYERAIELDPGHPDAHVNLGRILHDEGDVAAAEVHYRRAMERGPHATASFNLGVALEDQGRNEEAEEAYRCAVLWDEDLAEAHYNLARLLENRGDPQAAIRHLATCKRILEARRGQEGVTLV
- a CDS encoding Ku protein, with the protein product MAARAMGSATISFGLVSVPVKLYSSSESSSTISFNWIHKDCGSRLKQQYICEREGVVVPKDEMVKGYEFSKNQYVLFTPEELKALEEKSDNSIAIEEFVPAEQVDKSYLDKIYYLGPDKGGDRAYRLLATAMRETGLSALGRYAARGKQYLVMLSPMGEGIVMEQLRYAHEIRPFAEVPLGNAEVKEAEVKLAVQFIQQVASDTFEPEKYRDEVRERVLALIDRKIAGEDITKPSEEAPKREIIDLVAALRASIAKAEGEKKPAARKPAKRAARSAKEQPAPAEKPTRGRKRAAG
- a CDS encoding alpha/beta family hydrolase, with the translated sequence MTSPGDTRDVRTEGAAEPDPEARKLSVQVGQDQVSALLLAPSGPRALFVYGHGAGAGMAHPFMEASSRALLARGIATFRYNFPYMERRSGGPDHRAVLLRTVRAAVNAAAAELAGTPLLAGGKSMGGRMTSEAQAESPLPGVEGLIFVGFPLHRPKQPSTERARHLSDVDLPMLFLQGTRDEMADLELIRTSVGDLGPRATLHVVEGADHGFNVLKRSGRDHAAVLEELADQIDRWVREVIGR
- a CDS encoding dynamin family protein; protein product: MRIARRLGRGGILTDREQELRAREQELLQRLADALEAFQPDVSEDDLRHFQQARAQLDQLFLLVIAGEFNSGKSSFINALLGERVLPEGVTPTTDRINLLRWGPEVSERALEPYLLERTHPAEVLHELNIVDTPGTNAVVRRHEELTRDFVPRSDLVLFVTSADRPFTESERQFLEQIRSWGKKIVLVINKMDILAGAEELRQVEAFVAENATALLGHTPEIFAVSARRAIEAAPLEDDAGPRREGSGFAELEEYLLRTLNQEERIRLKLLNPLNVGLRLASSYKEAAFERLKVLTEDMEAIDNIDRQISRFHEEMMRDLAPRLGQMDALIVEMENRGNAFFEETIRIGRIKTLLDSDAVRREFERQVIADTPQKIEKAAGEVVDWIVERNLKLWQDIQVYIDRRRLERHRDGLIGEVGGFQYNRQALLDSIERLAARVVGGYNREEEARKIANEVQGTFAATALAEIGAIGLGTLVVTVVTGAAADVTGILLATVLGIGGFYLIPRKRRQAKERFSARLAELRQQLRDSLERQAHQEIAASAERINETIAPYRRFVETQRSRLNEARAALVATEDALLRLKSEIERA
- a CDS encoding protein kinase translates to MHARSTQVEATAPPGARFVASASDGVYFPVADRRWARLDANDRRWFADEESARAAGYDPARLVIAGLEEFEIVAEIGRGATATVYRARDRILERDVAIKVVHRSHQDDDETLARCFREARVVARLDHPGIVSLYSVRRLPSGGLALVMEYVPGRTLRDVIREEGALPIDRVDRVLREVGDALSAAHRKGIVHRDVKPQNIFLQETNGRCLLADFGIAIPLGEATRITHAGVVIGTPAYMSPEQFDGDAVDGRSDLYSLGLVGWEMLTGRSPWEGESLFNIVYKQKTVPLPPVGSVRRGVPARLRIAIERALRKDPRERWDSVEEFLACLDGNIPGLRWRVASLLFSGLSREDHPAPDAPPASMEADAPTVRLPRSGSAAFAARAGVPGASPRPGDDTGLHPPGQQLGARVDRPLVPSRLTEATTRRGGRRRWVMVGGAALAATLAGAAAVGLRWQLPSWPGTQEPQQAVESVVAPPIAAAPAAAQPALEFLGRGLDPAAVGQPGLDTAAIGAGTNALTIDLAGVGANTASTEVPRTNGGVEGTTGEVASGGSGATILVAPAPNRSGNAAEEASAASGVTEAEVRGAAGAFGAAGRSTEVVAGAPTAGTTAGAPSAGAATGAPTAAQPSEARNTAPPPPILPLDDRPSRLAAGGLHSCAILGGGAVACWGGNERGQVGRGIGAREVLPFTVDLAAAPYTIVAGGFHSCLLDRTGAVYCWGDNRQGQLGSAASVSSGPIRIGELRFFSLAAGLSHTCGIARNRAAYCWGSNEQGQLGVGSTDPQAGPVRVRSPEPLVSVTAGWTHACGLSAQGRAYCWGDNSRGQLGDGTTTRRTAPTPVSGSLRFRSISAGSGHTCALSLDGEAYCWGQNGDGRLGDGTTGDRTVPTRVETSLRFVEVSAGGRHTCALASSGAAYCWGQNGYGQLGDGTSNTQTHPVGVATDLRFQAIRSGGSHTCALAGDGNQYCWGFNIEGQLGDGSLAHRATPVPVSHGRDASG